The genomic region GTGACTGGGACAATTTGGTTCACCGGTTGATTACTTCCATTACGAGGTGGTCCCTGAGCAGAATCTGAAGCTGTTTCACCTGTTGAAGGTAAGCATCTTTGAACATTTAGGTCTATATCACATCATAAGAGCTGAGTTAAAGATAGACTAACAAACCATCCTTCCCGTTGTGTCTAGATCCAGAGTCCTACAAACGTTTGCAAAGCTAATCAGTAACATCATCATGCTCACAAACTGAAACGATTTAGCGGGTTGCTAGAAACTTACATTTTGTGAATTTGCATCACTTCCTTCACTTGTACCATCAGAACCGCTCTCAGCACTgtaaaaaccaaacaaaaaactgcCAGTTTCAgcaaatatataatacaatgaCATTACAATCATGAAGTGACATGCCTTTTAGAACAAGCTCCATTAGCTGATGCTCCTGAGTTTTTTCCAGCCTCATTCTTCTTTCCTATAATCATATTCAAACTTCCCAAGCTTCCTTTTGATCTTTTGATTGGTAACTTCTCCTTCGCCTCAGCTTGTTTACCATCACCTTCCACACCGCTTCCAGTATTTCCCTGAGAATCCAAAAGACATTCCTCGATCAAAATCCCATTCGAATTGACACAGAGCCTTATtaagaaaatggataactcacTGAAGCTTCAGCCATTCCATTAGGAGAAGGCATTGTATAGGGACTATATGGATAAGATCCCTGTTGCAGCACGGAAACAAAACGTTTAACAGAAATAACATAAACATTCACTAACTTGAACACATAACCAAAAGATCTAAAAAGCGGAGCAGTACCGGAGGTAATGAAGGGTGAGCGTACAAGCCACCTGGAGGATACATGGCCACATATGGATGAGGCGGTGTTCCATAAGGAGGCATCATAtgctacaaaaagaagaaagaaaaaaaaaaatagaacatttTCATTAGTCAGCACAATGGTTATGGAGAGCCTAACGAAATACTTATGTTTAGCTTGATGAAACCTACACAAGCAAGTATGCAAATATCAACATAAGCCCTCGAAGTTTACCTGAACACCCCACATATAAGGGTGAGGTTGGGGACTTGATGCTACATAACCATGAGGCGGCGGCATAGGAGAATAAGCCTGTTAAACAAGAAACATAAAAATGAGCCACATAACACCCAAAATGCAGACAAAGAAACAAGGAATCTCTTTCTAGACCTGGAAACCAGACCAATCAGGAGTGGCCACAGCAGAAGAAGGTTCCTACAAACACAGAAACACCAAAGCATGAACACTAACAAACACTTTTGGTAGAATCCATCCATAGATAACAAAATGCAAACCTGTGAAGTAACAGGAGCAGAAGAAGGTGGTGGAGGGGTCTTGGGTTCGTTCTCTTCACCAGATTTGTCCACCTCGCTACTACCCATTATCACGTTGTTCACACTAGACGAGAAGGAGCTCTGCTTATAAGTTTAAACATAACAAACCCACCAATCAGTTATTATCTCCAAATGACGCATTGAACAGTAAAGCTCCTAAGCAGATTCACTGACCTAACCCAGGATCTAAAAAGATCACATTATTATCTCAGGATGCAAACAAAAAACTTAGCTTTCCGTTAAACAATGGGGGAGAAGAGCTAATAAcacaaatttcaaatattttatatactaaaggcAAAGCTTTTAAGAAACGGTAAAAGAGAAGAGCTACATGGAATCCAGTTTTGAAACTCAGAATCTAATCGAATCAGAAAAATACCTGAAGAAGATCGGTAATGTTGGAGCAATCTGAGGAAACCCAGAGATGCGAAATAAATCAGTGAGTTTCGAATTTGCAGAAATTGGAGTGGGAGGATTGATTGACCTTTGTTGTGTTTCTGATGGGGAAGAGGAGGAACAAAACAAggataatattttattcaaagcccaaattgttttcttatttatgaaattaatcCCGTATTTTTACTACTGTTTTTTATGTGGAGTGTTTAAAAAGATGGAAAGACGAGAATATTATGAGGACTCGATAACAATTCATATCCATCCAGATAAGTAGTACAAAATAGGTTTGGGTTCATAAAAATGGTCAAGTGTAGCCCAAGTGTTACAAGACCCATAACTCGTATTAGAGATAGCTATTTTTAACATAACAAATTAACATGATAGTGCTCGAAATAAATTAATTCCTAGGATTAGTGGGgccttcgggttcggatatcacAGACACAAACtataaaaaagtatattaataatTCTTTGGAGTTTGAATCAACTTCAACCTTTAAAATAGCTGTACTTTTTCtttattctaaatataaattataccaaaaaaattataaagtaaaGATATTGAAGTATACtaaatttataacaaatatcaatattcaaaaaatCGTTAAGTGGTAATCATGCGCATTATATGAGAGTATTGACAGAGTCGAGCCTGATTAGAATCTAGTCAACTACATGTTTTGaatcaaaaatagttttagaaGCCAACTTTGTTGCAATAAACGCCTACATCTTGATTGGTAATTGTCCCTATTAGTAGTTTATCAATTCTAATCTCAGACATAATTCACAAAAAA from Brassica napus cultivar Da-Ae unplaced genomic scaffold, Da-Ae ScsIHWf_2618;HRSCAF=3367, whole genome shotgun sequence harbors:
- the LOC125601601 gene encoding bZIP transcription factor 68-like produces the protein MGSSEVDKSGEENEPKTPPPPSSAPVTSQEPSSAVATPDWSGFQAYSPMPPPHGYVASSPQPHPYMWGVQHMMPPYGTPPHPYVAMYPPGGLYAHPSLPPGSYPYSPYTMPSPNGMAEASGNTGSGVEGDGKQAEAKEKLPIKRSKGSLGSLNMIIGKKNEAGKNSGASANGACSKSAESGSDGTSEGSDANSQNDSGSRHNGKDGETASDSAQGPPRNGSNQPVNQIVPVTPVSATGVPAPQTNLNMGMDYWSGHGTTVPGVVVDGSQSQTWVQDERELKRQRRKESNRESARRSRLRKQAECDELAQRADVLNGENASLRAEINKLRSQYEEFVAENSALKNRFSTVRSLEGVNLDVKEQEPETSTRQDVAETTRGSYNNSA